The bacterium genome window below encodes:
- a CDS encoding GNAT family N-acetyltransferase has product MPSNLLNTQLGDLTIRPATDEDRSLVLHIKQEAATWLEEKGIYQWAGILMAQGEDMVYKRVHQGEVFLVLKEAMAVGTVSILWEDPISWGETGRDGKAGYIHGIAILPLLHHKGVGEAILNWACNYIREKGKIVRLDCMAENPRINKYYEDLKFTHVGVKELPSGFKVSLYEKK; this is encoded by the coding sequence TTGCCCTCCAACCTTCTGAATACCCAATTGGGCGATCTGACCATCCGCCCGGCCACCGACGAGGACCGCTCCCTGGTCCTGCACATCAAGCAGGAAGCGGCCACTTGGCTCGAGGAAAAGGGCATCTATCAATGGGCCGGCATCCTCATGGCCCAGGGCGAGGATATGGTCTACAAGCGGGTGCACCAAGGCGAGGTTTTCCTGGTCCTCAAGGAGGCCATGGCGGTCGGGACGGTCTCCATCCTTTGGGAAGATCCCATCAGCTGGGGCGAAACGGGCCGGGACGGAAAGGCGGGCTATATCCACGGCATCGCCATCCTGCCGCTCCTTCATCATAAAGGAGTAGGGGAAGCCATCTTGAACTGGGCCTGTAATTACATCCGGGAAAAGGGAAAGATCGTCCGGTTGGATTGCATGGCCGAGAACCCCCGCATCAATAAATACTATGAGGACCTGAAATTCACCCATGTCGGGGTGAAGGAGCTTCCCAGCGGTTTTAAGGTCAGCCTTTACGAGAAAAAATGA
- a CDS encoding cyclic nucleotide-binding domain-containing protein, producing MKIAKNAKVSTFLKEVNLFEGLDNQTLNRIFRLGYVQNYRKGDLIIREGEHGGNLHILINGKAEVLTGKAGKKKKSLSKIGRGSIFGEMSVFDGAPYSASVRAVDNCDVHIMRGSDFLSFLKSNPAVGVDVLATLISSISNRLRRANLALASIHQK from the coding sequence ATGAAGATCGCCAAGAACGCCAAAGTTTCCACGTTCCTCAAAGAGGTCAATCTCTTCGAGGGCCTGGACAACCAGACCTTGAACCGCATTTTCCGCCTGGGTTACGTCCAGAACTACCGCAAGGGGGACCTGATCATCCGGGAAGGGGAGCATGGCGGGAACCTTCATATCCTCATCAACGGGAAGGCGGAAGTGCTCACTGGTAAGGCCGGCAAGAAGAAAAAAAGCCTTTCCAAGATCGGCCGGGGTTCCATTTTCGGTGAAATGAGCGTTTTTGACGGGGCGCCTTATTCGGCCTCGGTCCGGGCGGTGGACAACTGTGATGTCCATATCATGCGCGGCAGCGATTTCCTGTCGTTCCTGAAGTCCAATCCGGCGGTCGGGGTGGACGTCCTCGCCACCCTCATCAGTTCCATCTCCAACCGTTTGCGCCGGGCCAACCTGGCCTTGGCGTCCATTCATCAAAAATAG
- a CDS encoding outer membrane beta-barrel protein has protein sequence MKLREKFMKIISCAFLFLVVTVPLWAQQAEDYLRAGNQFYQAKDYGKAERYYQAAAQMDPKSWAAFQGIGNCDYMLGKKMEALDGYQRALNLAPQDQGLQQMVRRLRSDTVPSPVLPERGMPAKESDGTKSENLFEIGLMGRLGATDDTASKGLLWMPGACLELGYWIAPQWELGFSSDYQTYTIKSAVPDVSSTIRTDVDTSLLNLDLFVKYGLGGDGLRPFFLMGAGLSLSAYSTTLTNDPFDDSPVTQISHTDSNDSEPLIEVGAGAEAPLSPDLGLSFSIKYQLILEKSGNTNLIPIDVGVNFHF, from the coding sequence ATGAAATTACGGGAGAAATTTATGAAAATTATTTCTTGTGCTTTTTTGTTTTTGGTTGTGACGGTCCCGCTCTGGGCCCAACAAGCGGAGGACTATTTACGGGCCGGGAATCAGTTCTATCAGGCCAAGGATTACGGGAAAGCGGAACGCTATTACCAAGCCGCGGCTCAAATGGATCCGAAGTCCTGGGCCGCGTTCCAGGGGATCGGAAACTGTGATTACATGTTGGGAAAGAAGATGGAGGCTTTGGATGGTTATCAACGCGCGTTGAACCTCGCCCCACAAGATCAAGGGCTGCAACAAATGGTCCGACGTTTGCGGAGCGATACGGTTCCATCTCCCGTTTTGCCCGAGAGGGGGATGCCTGCAAAAGAGAGCGATGGCACGAAATCGGAAAACCTTTTCGAGATCGGGTTAATGGGAAGGCTTGGGGCAACAGATGATACGGCCAGCAAGGGTTTGCTCTGGATGCCGGGGGCTTGCTTGGAACTGGGATATTGGATCGCCCCCCAATGGGAATTGGGGTTCTCAAGTGACTACCAGACATATACCATCAAGTCGGCCGTGCCGGATGTCAGCAGCACCATCAGGACCGATGTGGACACGAGTCTTTTGAATTTGGATCTTTTTGTGAAATACGGTCTTGGTGGCGATGGCCTCCGGCCGTTTTTTCTAATGGGGGCTGGATTGAGTTTGTCGGCGTATTCCACGACCCTTACGAATGACCCCTTTGATGATTCGCCAGTTACCCAGATTAGCCATACCGATTCCAATGATTCGGAGCCTTTGATCGAGGTCGGGGCAGGAGCGGAAGCCCCGCTGTCGCCCGATCTTGGTCTTTCTTTTTCTATCAAATACCAACTGATATTGGAGAAAAGCGGAAACACGAACTTGATTCCTATAGATGTCGGAGTGAATTTTCATTTTTAA
- a CDS encoding bifunctional acetate--CoA ligase family protein/GNAT family N-acetyltransferase: protein MEPLKSVKRPVADRSQDVYRLSARPLDSLFKPKSVAIVGATEKVGSVGRSVFWNLLRNPFGGVVYPVNPKHSHLLGVRTYPSLSTLPEVPDLVVIATPAPTVPAIVEECVSAGVPSVIIISAGFKETGPEGQALEDKILATARKGRIRIIGPNCLGVMTPPLGLNSTFANEIAMPGRVAFLSQSGALGTAILDWSLKSRVGLSAFVSVGSMLDVGWGDLIDYFGSDPQTTSIVIYMESIGDARSFLSAAREVVLTKPIVVIKAGRTGAAAQAAASHTGSLAGNDEVLDAAFERCGVLRVDTIAEVFDLADILSKQPRPRGNRLTILTNAGGPGVLATDSLIRRGGQLADLQPGTEKTLNQFLPSAWSHHNPIDLLGDAEPERYAKALEVVAKDEGTDGLLVILTPQAMTDPTATAEKLRPFARIEGKPVFASWMGGQQVLAGSSLLSQAGIPVYEYPDDAVRTFVDLWRFSYNLRGLYETPLQLPEFTGKQPQKEETSRILKGVRGSGRALLTESESKDLLASYGIPAVRTLVAGTPKEAGMMAAELGFPVVVKLNSQTVTHKTDVGGVKLNLNDAAEVEKAFRDIERSVAEKAGPGHFQGVSVEPMVRHMGQEIILGSHIDPQFGPVILFGMGGQMVEVLKDVALALPPLNTNLAHRLMERTKVFRALQGVRGQKPVDLEALEKLLVRFSYLVVENPDIKEIDINPLLASPEGLLALDARVILQAEGVKSPRPAIRPYPSQYVQEKKLKDGSPITLRPIRPEDEPMVVKFHETLSDTSVFMRYFQPLHISQRVAHERLTRICFTDYDREMALVAVRKGAEGEAEVIGIGRLSRELWKEEAEYSILISDRWQNQGLGTTLMSALLEMGKAEGLKRIVGFVLPENQRMQRVSAKLGFALKPSAEDGLILASIDL from the coding sequence ATGGAACCCTTGAAATCCGTCAAAAGGCCCGTTGCCGACCGAAGCCAGGACGTTTACCGTCTTTCCGCCCGCCCGTTGGACAGCCTCTTCAAGCCCAAAAGTGTCGCCATCGTGGGGGCCACCGAGAAGGTGGGGAGCGTCGGCCGTTCGGTCTTTTGGAACCTCCTTCGTAATCCCTTCGGCGGCGTGGTCTATCCGGTCAATCCCAAGCATTCCCACCTGTTGGGGGTGCGGACCTATCCGTCCCTATCGACCCTGCCCGAGGTGCCCGACCTGGTCGTCATCGCCACACCGGCTCCCACCGTTCCGGCCATCGTGGAGGAATGCGTTTCGGCCGGGGTGCCCTCGGTCATCATCATCTCGGCCGGTTTCAAGGAAACGGGTCCCGAGGGCCAAGCCCTGGAGGACAAGATCCTGGCCACCGCCCGAAAGGGCCGTATCCGCATCATCGGGCCCAATTGTCTGGGGGTCATGACCCCGCCCTTGGGCCTCAATTCCACGTTCGCCAACGAGATCGCCATGCCGGGAAGGGTGGCTTTCCTGAGCCAAAGCGGGGCCCTAGGGACCGCCATCCTGGACTGGAGCCTGAAAAGCCGGGTGGGCCTTTCGGCCTTCGTGTCGGTGGGTTCCATGCTGGACGTAGGTTGGGGGGACCTCATCGATTATTTCGGGAGCGATCCCCAGACCACCAGCATCGTCATCTATATGGAAAGCATCGGGGACGCCCGTAGCTTTCTTTCGGCCGCCCGGGAAGTGGTGTTGACCAAACCCATCGTGGTCATCAAAGCCGGGCGCACCGGCGCGGCGGCCCAGGCGGCGGCATCCCATACGGGCTCTTTGGCGGGCAACGATGAGGTGCTCGACGCGGCTTTCGAGCGTTGCGGGGTTCTGCGGGTAGACACCATCGCCGAGGTCTTCGACCTAGCGGACATCCTCTCTAAACAGCCCCGGCCCCGGGGGAACCGCTTGACCATCCTGACCAATGCCGGCGGCCCGGGCGTGTTGGCCACCGACAGCCTCATCCGGCGGGGCGGCCAATTGGCCGACCTGCAGCCCGGCACCGAAAAAACCCTCAACCAGTTCCTGCCCTCCGCCTGGAGCCACCACAACCCCATCGACCTTTTGGGGGACGCGGAGCCGGAACGCTACGCCAAGGCGCTCGAGGTGGTCGCCAAGGACGAGGGGACGGACGGCCTTTTGGTCATCCTCACCCCCCAGGCCATGACGGACCCGACCGCTACCGCCGAAAAACTCAGGCCTTTCGCGAGGATAGAGGGAAAACCGGTCTTCGCCAGCTGGATGGGCGGTCAGCAGGTCCTGGCGGGTTCGTCCCTTCTGTCCCAGGCCGGGATACCGGTCTATGAGTATCCGGACGACGCGGTGCGGACCTTCGTGGACCTTTGGCGGTTCAGTTACAACCTCAGGGGCCTTTATGAGACCCCGCTCCAACTGCCGGAGTTCACCGGCAAACAGCCGCAGAAGGAGGAGACTTCCCGGATCCTGAAAGGGGTGCGGGGTTCCGGCCGAGCTCTCCTGACCGAAAGCGAATCCAAGGACCTGTTGGCCTCCTATGGCATCCCGGCGGTCCGGACCCTGGTGGCGGGGACGCCCAAAGAGGCGGGAATGATGGCGGCGGAGCTGGGGTTCCCGGTGGTCGTGAAGTTGAATTCCCAGACCGTCACCCACAAGACCGATGTGGGCGGGGTGAAGCTCAATCTCAATGACGCGGCTGAAGTGGAAAAGGCCTTCCGGGACATCGAGAGGTCGGTGGCGGAAAAGGCGGGGCCGGGACATTTCCAAGGCGTGTCGGTGGAGCCCATGGTGCGCCATATGGGCCAGGAGATCATCCTCGGAAGCCACATCGACCCCCAATTCGGGCCCGTGATCCTGTTCGGGATGGGAGGCCAGATGGTGGAGGTCCTGAAGGATGTGGCCTTGGCCCTGCCGCCCCTCAATACCAACCTAGCCCACCGCTTGATGGAACGGACCAAAGTCTTCCGTGCCCTGCAGGGGGTCCGCGGCCAAAAGCCGGTGGACTTGGAAGCCCTGGAGAAGCTCCTGGTGCGGTTCAGTTATCTGGTCGTGGAGAATCCCGACATCAAGGAGATCGATATCAACCCCCTCCTGGCCTCGCCCGAAGGCCTTTTGGCCCTGGACGCGCGGGTCATTCTCCAGGCGGAAGGGGTCAAATCGCCCCGGCCCGCCATCCGGCCCTATCCCTCCCAATATGTGCAGGAAAAGAAGTTGAAGGACGGGAGCCCGATCACTTTGCGGCCCATTCGGCCCGAGGACGAACCCATGGTGGTGAAATTCCATGAAACCTTGTCCGATACATCGGTCTTCATGCGCTATTTCCAACCGCTCCACATCAGCCAACGGGTGGCCCACGAACGCCTGACCCGGATCTGTTTCACCGATTACGACCGGGAGATGGCCTTGGTGGCGGTCCGAAAAGGCGCCGAGGGGGAGGCGGAGGTCATCGGCATCGGCCGACTAAGCCGCGAACTCTGGAAAGAGGAAGCCGAATACTCCATCCTCATCAGCGATCGTTGGCAGAACCAGGGGTTGGGGACCACCCTCATGTCCGCCTTGCTGGAGATGGGGAAGGCCGAAGGCCTGAAACGCATCGTGGGTTTTGTTTTACCGGAAAACCAGCGGATGCAAAGGGTCAGCGCCAAGCTGGGTTTTGCGTTGAAACCCTCCGCTGAAGATGGTCTAATCCTAGCCAGCATCGACCTTTAA
- a CDS encoding glycoside hydrolase family 9 protein, giving the protein MKRCLSLALPILWVGLVPSVWAAAPADIQIDQVGYLTNETKLAMVTNASATGTFYVVDASGPTTVFTGTLSSASTDTNTGLSVRTADFSTVTATGTYSLQVAGLGQSYSFSIGPNVFSNAFYESMRFYYGQRCGTAVNLAPTFPGYTHAACHTADGTYHTSSGKSGTKSATKGWHDAGDYGKYVVNSGISTGEILWTYEWYASTAGAVNLQVPESGNGTPDILNEARWNLEWMLAMQDTDGGVWHKLTTAAFDAFEMPEVDSAGTRYIIGNGTSPYKTTAATADFAAVMAIAARVYQPFDATFSAACSQAAVTAWGWIQSNPNVTFTVNPTGISTGVYGDGTVTDERLWAAAELFRTTGGAAYNTYFTSNYTGWSPTVNGNAYPQDWSNVHQLAMWTYYFSGQASANTTARNTIKTDTINAANTIVTRQNADGYRVSLRTADYVWGSNGGVANFGILLLMANAMTPTASYVQAARDDIHYLLGRNGNKISFVTRLGTTYPLNPHHRPSGSDGNALPWPGMLVGGPNSGGGDSITPTSPGTKAALCYTDQQGAYASNEEAINWNAPLVFILASTLQAAVPTSTPTNSPSATATRTPTATATRTATLTPSRTSTFSPTDTPTASASATPTRTPSSTPTSSSTATASLTPSSTPTATFLLTATQTPTSTATSSPTRTGTPTPTASPTDSVTWTPSATPTATLQFSATNTATSSPTPTPTYSGTPTVTWTATASPTGTSTASPSPTATKTATRTASATPTATFMSTATNTPTATRTWTPTGTPTPSRTATPTSTPTLTPSWTHTPSFSPTASPSASATPTLSFGNADISLPYPNPIPFNDGPIWVDLTVPGPSHLRWAVFTTAFRKIAWGGSDLSSDQTFGWDLKDRTGTPAARGLYYLRMELTGNFGKVQTIRKVLIH; this is encoded by the coding sequence TTGAAACGTTGTCTGTCCCTTGCCCTCCCCATCCTTTGGGTGGGTCTGGTTCCCTCAGTCTGGGCCGCCGCCCCGGCCGATATCCAGATCGACCAGGTGGGCTATCTCACCAATGAGACCAAATTGGCCATGGTGACCAATGCTTCCGCCACCGGGACCTTCTACGTGGTGGATGCTTCCGGTCCCACCACGGTCTTTACAGGGACCCTTTCCTCGGCGTCCACGGATACCAATACGGGCTTGAGCGTCCGCACCGCCGACTTCTCCACGGTGACCGCGACAGGGACCTACTCTCTACAAGTCGCGGGACTGGGTCAAAGCTACAGCTTTTCCATCGGCCCCAATGTTTTCTCGAATGCCTTCTACGAATCCATGCGCTTCTATTACGGCCAACGTTGCGGGACGGCCGTGAACCTGGCCCCGACCTTCCCGGGTTACACCCATGCCGCCTGCCACACCGCTGACGGCACCTATCACACGTCCTCGGGAAAGAGCGGTACCAAGTCCGCCACCAAGGGCTGGCATGATGCGGGGGACTACGGGAAATACGTCGTGAATTCCGGTATCTCCACCGGGGAGATCCTTTGGACCTACGAGTGGTACGCTTCGACGGCCGGGGCGGTGAACCTCCAGGTCCCGGAATCGGGCAATGGGACCCCGGACATCCTCAATGAGGCCCGTTGGAACCTGGAATGGATGCTCGCCATGCAGGATACGGACGGGGGCGTCTGGCACAAGTTGACCACCGCCGCCTTCGATGCTTTCGAAATGCCCGAGGTGGACTCGGCCGGGACCCGTTACATCATCGGGAACGGAACCTCCCCCTATAAGACCACCGCCGCCACGGCCGATTTCGCCGCGGTCATGGCCATTGCCGCCCGGGTCTACCAGCCTTTCGACGCCACCTTTTCGGCGGCCTGTTCCCAGGCGGCGGTGACCGCCTGGGGCTGGATCCAATCGAACCCCAATGTCACCTTCACCGTTAATCCCACCGGCATCAGCACCGGTGTTTATGGGGATGGAACCGTCACCGATGAAAGGCTTTGGGCGGCGGCGGAACTGTTCCGCACCACGGGCGGGGCGGCTTATAACACCTATTTCACTTCCAACTACACCGGTTGGTCCCCCACGGTCAACGGGAACGCCTACCCCCAGGACTGGTCGAACGTCCACCAATTGGCCATGTGGACCTATTACTTCAGCGGGCAAGCCTCGGCCAATACAACGGCACGGAACACGATCAAGACCGATACCATCAACGCGGCCAATACCATCGTGACCCGGCAGAATGCCGACGGTTATCGGGTCAGCCTGCGGACGGCCGATTACGTTTGGGGCTCCAATGGCGGGGTCGCGAATTTCGGGATCCTGCTCCTGATGGCCAATGCGATGACCCCGACCGCCAGTTACGTCCAGGCCGCCCGGGACGACATCCACTACCTCTTGGGTCGCAACGGGAACAAGATCTCCTTCGTCACCCGGCTGGGGACCACCTATCCCTTGAATCCCCATCACCGGCCCAGCGGCTCCGACGGGAATGCCTTGCCCTGGCCGGGCATGCTGGTCGGGGGTCCCAACTCAGGGGGCGGGGACAGCATCACACCCACCTCCCCGGGGACCAAGGCCGCCCTTTGCTATACGGACCAACAAGGCGCCTATGCCTCCAACGAGGAAGCCATCAATTGGAACGCGCCACTGGTCTTCATCCTGGCCAGTACGCTACAGGCGGCCGTTCCCACGTCCACGCCGACGAACAGCCCGAGCGCCACGGCGACCCGCACTCCTACCGCGACGGCCACGCGGACGGCCACCCTGACCCCCAGTCGGACCTCCACGTTCTCCCCGACCGATACGCCCACGGCGAGCGCGTCCGCGACCCCGACCCGTACTCCCAGTTCCACTCCGACCTCAAGCTCCACCGCAACGGCCAGCCTGACCCCGAGCTCCACGCCAACAGCCACTTTCCTTTTGACGGCGACCCAAACCCCCACTTCAACTGCGACGTCCTCACCCACCCGCACGGGTACCCCCACTCCCACGGCCAGTCCCACGGATTCGGTCACCTGGACGCCCAGCGCCACCCCGACCGCGACCCTTCAGTTCAGCGCGACGAATACCGCCACCTCCAGCCCAACGCCTACTCCCACTTACAGCGGCACTCCGACCGTGACTTGGACGGCCACGGCTTCGCCGACAGGGACCTCGACCGCTTCACCTTCCCCGACCGCCACCAAGACGGCGACCCGAACCGCCAGCGCCACGCCCACGGCCACTTTTATGTCCACTGCGACGAACACGCCGACGGCCACCCGGACATGGACCCCCACGGGCACCCCGACCCCGTCCCGTACGGCCACTCCGACCTCCACGCCGACCTTGACCCCTTCCTGGACCCACACGCCTTCTTTTTCGCCGACCGCCTCCCCTTCCGCGTCCGCGACCCCCACCCTTTCCTTTGGGAACGCCGATATTTCCTTGCCCTATCCCAACCCCATCCCATTCAATGACGGGCCCATTTGGGTGGACCTGACGGTGCCCGGTCCTTCCCATTTGCGATGGGCCGTCTTCACCACGGCCTTCCGGAAGATCGCCTGGGGCGGGTCCGACCTTTCCTCGGACCAGACCTTCGGTTGGGACCTCAAGGACCGGACCGGAACGCCCGCCGCCCGCGGGCTCTATTACCTTCGGATGGAACTCACGGGGAACTTCGGGAAGGTGCAAACGATTCGGAAGGTCCTGATCCATTAA
- a CDS encoding glycosyl hydrolase family 8 yields MPLFLAASFGAPALWAYPYGVLPAGNNPTDAGTAYSSFKTTYFANDCSGHSNWTRVRINPGNSETYSEGMGYGMLMAAYLEPASGGQTVVQQLLNFINANLDARGLMNWHVSCSSTLGGNSAADGDLDIAFGLIVADGRWPGNGFGTAATNFLSSILSYETGTCGTGPGDAPGFTNCSTGYTYPSYFAPSYYTTFQCFTGNNAWATLKTNTYNQLAYWYSNYALPPEQIKMSSGQWNSGDYQYNSCRVPWRLSLDYLWNGNTTAQDQCQKIVTNFKTTDPAPSTMGDGYSYSSGAKNSGNHNAAFMGPAGDGAMVNSSNQSWLDSEYTNLKSLSMGSAYYQDAHKVISLMVQTGIFTDPCASGPTPTPTGTPTKTPTSTLTFTRTVTNTPTSTVTHTPTFTRTPTPTPTLSSTPTPTRTSTFTGTPTDSPTVTDSPTPTFTGQPTDTPTGTPTVTDSPTLTDTPTITDTPAVTFTFTSTPTDTTVATSTPTGTPTTTYTFTLTPSPTGTPTHSPTPTFSFTPTLSWTPTPTSPLPPSAIQISQPYSNPISTGTLQVDVASPFQVEVQWDVFTAAFRKIRSGSTLSSNSAQVRWDLLDREGKRVSSGIYYLRVVVEGSGGRKVSIKKVLVLQ; encoded by the coding sequence TTGCCCCTGTTCTTGGCCGCCTCCTTCGGGGCTCCCGCTCTTTGGGCCTATCCCTATGGCGTGCTCCCGGCGGGGAACAACCCCACCGATGCCGGTACGGCCTATTCAAGTTTCAAAACCACCTATTTCGCCAATGATTGTTCGGGTCATTCGAACTGGACCCGGGTGCGCATCAATCCCGGTAATTCGGAGACCTATTCGGAAGGCATGGGCTACGGGATGTTGATGGCCGCCTACCTGGAGCCGGCTTCGGGAGGGCAGACGGTGGTCCAGCAACTGCTGAACTTCATCAACGCCAATCTGGATGCCCGGGGGCTCATGAATTGGCATGTGAGCTGCTCGAGCACCTTGGGGGGCAACAGCGCCGCTGATGGGGACCTGGACATCGCCTTCGGCTTGATCGTGGCCGATGGCCGTTGGCCGGGGAACGGTTTCGGGACCGCGGCCACCAATTTCCTTTCCAGTATCCTGAGCTATGAAACGGGGACCTGCGGGACCGGTCCCGGGGATGCGCCGGGCTTCACCAATTGCTCGACGGGTTACACCTATCCCAGCTATTTCGCGCCGAGCTATTACACGACCTTCCAGTGTTTCACCGGGAACAACGCCTGGGCCACCCTCAAGACCAACACCTATAACCAGCTTGCCTATTGGTATTCCAATTACGCCCTCCCCCCGGAACAGATCAAGATGTCCTCGGGCCAATGGAACAGCGGCGACTACCAATACAACTCCTGCCGGGTGCCTTGGCGTCTTTCCCTGGATTACCTATGGAACGGCAACACCACCGCCCAGGACCAGTGCCAGAAGATCGTGACCAACTTCAAGACGACCGACCCGGCGCCTTCCACCATGGGGGATGGCTACAGCTACAGCTCCGGCGCCAAGAATTCCGGCAACCACAACGCCGCCTTCATGGGGCCCGCGGGGGACGGGGCCATGGTGAATTCCTCCAACCAAAGCTGGCTGGACAGCGAATACACCAACCTGAAGTCGCTTTCCATGGGGTCCGCCTATTACCAGGATGCCCATAAGGTCATTTCCTTGATGGTCCAGACCGGGATCTTCACCGATCCTTGCGCTTCCGGGCCCACCCCGACGCCCACCGGAACCCCGACCAAGACCCCGACCTCCACCCTGACCTTCACCCGCACGGTCACGAACACGCCGACTTCCACGGTGACCCATACGCCGACCTTCACCCGGACCCCGACGCCAACGCCGACCCTCAGTTCCACTCCGACCCCGACCCGCACCTCGACCTTCACCGGGACCCCGACGGACAGTCCGACCGTCACCGACTCGCCCACCCCCACTTTCACCGGGCAACCCACGGATACCCCGACCGGCACCCCTACGGTGACGGACAGCCCCACCCTGACCGATACGCCCACGATCACCGATACGCCGGCCGTGACCTTCACATTCACCTCGACCCCGACGGATACGACTGTCGCCACCTCGACGCCGACCGGGACCCCGACCACAACCTACACGTTCACCCTTACGCCCAGCCCTACCGGGACCCCGACCCATTCCCCGACCCCCACATTTTCTTTCACGCCGACCCTGAGCTGGACGCCCACGCCGACCTCGCCCCTTCCACCCAGCGCCATCCAGATATCACAGCCTTACTCCAACCCGATCAGCACCGGTACCCTCCAGGTGGATGTGGCCAGCCCGTTCCAGGTCGAAGTCCAGTGGGATGTCTTTACGGCGGCCTTCCGGAAGATCCGGAGCGGCTCCACTCTCTCTTCCAATTCGGCCCAGGTCCGTTGGGACCTGTTGGACCGGGAAGGGAAGCGGGTCTCCTCCGGGATCTATTACCTTCGTGTCGTGGTCGAGGGTTCGGGAGGACGGAAGGTAAGCATCAAGAAGGTATTGGTCCTTCAGTGA